The proteins below are encoded in one region of Oreochromis niloticus isolate F11D_XX linkage group LG6, O_niloticus_UMD_NMBU, whole genome shotgun sequence:
- the rgl3a gene encoding ral guanine nucleotide dissociation stimulator-like 1 isoform X1 has product MRTILPVCGGSDAGEPRSLRSRVGRMKRLLWLRQSQCMGVHMNTEPGVWLRSFQFLDTDGQCEDPVQEWGEEEEDGAVFGITLRREPVPTSTTGELPMSFVQYHTVKVRRLKAATLERLVTHLLDPEKRESDFIQVFLSTYRAFTSTSTLIELLFQRNDSVTNLDNSLNANSTLVPVIRLWLEEYSEDFNEPPQYQALRTLCVHMQHRLCFRHLVHHAEGLLKRLQEQDCGQPASEHSSESQQQVDEAEMSTKNEDKYNFMDFPMREVAEQLTRLDADLFVKVEPFHCLGCVWSQRDKKENRNLAPTVRATISQFNAVTNRVITSLLCTSPHLPSTSSPGLSPSLSSNFLYPSSAPSSPCILRTSPCHRARVIERWIAVAQECRELKNFSSLRAILSALQSNAVYRLKKTWAAVSRESMATFDHLCETFPDENCVLTNREILVEDGTHPHSSGMPADKSPRLCSESRQMNYDSGVIPYLGTYLTVLTMLDTALNDTVDGGLINFEKRRREFEILSQIRQLQASCSHYSFPVNPRIATWLQTHTLLTDQESYELSRGLEPPADLCPSSPNTWSSYLLTRKLAALRTSVDTPVRKTHADQISVSSSGSSGSDMEDLSVPQLSPLRLKLKSFSGSLHNVTEGSSSRSSSPSLSRSSCSSSHPDLTSPSLVLNPDPSSSSSSSCSPRAALPVYNKQVADSCIIRVSVECVSNGNIYKSILLTSQEHTPQVIQRALEKHNMEDFSCSDFGLYQVLKNGKELQIPDKANVFYAMCPTANYEFVLRQRWRSHGRNFGSSTSPGALPRCRRGR; this is encoded by the exons ATGAGGACCATCCTGCCTGTGTGTGGAGGCAGTGATGCCGGGGAACCCCGCAGCCTCCGCAGCAGGGTTGGCAGGATGAAGAGGCTGCTTTGGCTCAGGCAGAGTCAGTGCATGGGCGTTCACATGAACACGGAGCCCGGAGTGTGGCTGAGGAGTTTCCAGTTTCTGGACACTGATGGACAGTGTGAG GACCCGGTTCAGGAGTGgggcgaggaggaggaggacggggcagtgttTGGGATCACGCTACGCAGGGAGCCTGTGCCGACCTCGACCACGGGAGAGCTTCCAATGAGCTTCGTCCAGTACCACACGGTGAAGGTGCGCAGGCTGAAGGCGGCTACCCTGGAGCGTCTGGTCACCCACCTGCTGGACCCTGAGAAAAGGGAGTCCGACTTCATCCAAGTGTTCCTCTCCACCTACAGGGCCTTCACCTCCACCAGCACCCTCATCGAGCTGCTGTTTCAGAG AAATGACTCGGTCACAAACCTGGATAACTCGCTGAACGCGAACAG TACCTTGGTCCCAGTGATCCGGCTTTGGCTAGAGGAATACAGCGAAGACTTCAATGAGCCCCCTCAGTACCAGGCTCTCCGGACGTTGTGTGTCCACATGCAGCATCGCCTCTGCTTCAGACATTTGGTTCATCACGCAGAGGGCCTGCTCAAGAGGCTCCAGGAACAag ATTGCGGCCAGCCTGCGTCAGAGCACAGCAGTGAATCACAACAGCAGGTAGATGAAGCCGAGATGTCCACTAAGAATGAAGACAAATACAACTTTATGGACTTCCCCATGAGGGAAGTGGCCGAGCAGCTGACCAGACTGGACGCT GACCTGTTTGTCAAAGTGGAGCCTTTCCACTGCCTGGGCTGTGTCTGGTCCCAAcgtgacaaaaaagaaaaccgaAACCTTGCACCAACGGTCCGCGCCACCATCTCCCAGTTTAACGCTGTCACCAACCGTGTCATCACCTCACTCCTCTGCACATCCCCGCACCTCCCTTCCACTTCCTCTCCTGGCTTGTCACCTTCTTTGTCCTCTAACTTCCTGTACCCCTCCTCTGCTCCGAGCTCACCTTGCATCTTGCGCACCAGCCCATGTCACAGAGCACGCGTCATCGAGAGGTGGATCGCTGTTGCACAG GAGTGCAGAGAGCTGAAGAACTTCTCTTCTTTAAGGGCCATCCTTTCAGCCCTGCAATCCAATGCTGTGTATCGCCTCAAAAAGACATGGGCTGCTGTCAGCAG GGAAAGCATGGCCACCTTTGACCACCTTTGTGAGACTTTTCCTGATGAGAACTGTGTGCTGACCAACAGGGAGATCCTGGTGGAG GATGGGACTCACCCACACAGCAGTGGCATGCCGGCTGATAAATCACCCCGACTCTGCTCGGAGTCCAGGCAGATG AACTACGACAGTGGTGTGATACCATACCTGGGCACCTACCTGACAGTCCTCACCATGCTGGACACAGCATTGAACGACACAGTGGAC GGTGGCCTCATAAACTTTGAGAAACGCAGACGG GAATTTGAGATTCTCTCTCAGATCCGGCAGCTTCAAGCTTCTTGTTCTCACTACAGTTTTCCAGTCAACCCTCGTATCGCCACCTGGCTGCAGACGCACACGCTGCTCACAGACCAGGAGAG CTATGAACTGTCTCGTGGACTGGAGCCTCCAGCTGACCTCTGCCCCAGCTCTCCCAACACATGGAGCAGTTATCTGCTCACAAGGAAGCTCGCTGC GTTGAGAACATCTGTCGACACCCCCGTCAGGAAGACCCACGCTGACCAGATCAGTGTGTCCTCTTCTGGCTCGAGCGGTTCAGACATGGAGGACCTGTCTGTGCCTCAGCTCTCCCCCCTCAGACTCAAACTAAAG TCATTCTCAGGCTCCCTTCACAACGTCACAGAAGGCTCCTCCTCCAGGTCCTCCTCCCCATCCCTGTCTAGATCCTCCTGCAGCTCCTCGCATCCAGACCTCACATCCCCCTCTCTGGTGCTGAACCCAGACCCATCGTCCTCATCATCATCCAGCTGCTCTCCTCGGGCTGCGCTGCCTGTTTACAACAAACAGGTTGCTGACTCGTGTATCATCAGGGTCAGTGTGGAGTGTGTCAGCAATGGAAACATCTATAAGAGCATACTG ctgacCAGTCAGGAGCACACACCTCAGGTGATTCAGAGAGCTCTTGAAAAGCACAACATGGAGGACTTCAGTTGCAGTGACTTTGGCCTCTACCAGGTGCTCAAAAACGGAAAAG AGCTCCAGATACCTGACAAAGCCAATGTGTTTTATGCCATGTGCCCCACTGCCAACTATGAATTTGTCCTGCGCCAGCGCTGGAGGAGCCACGGGAGAAATTTTGGCTCTTCAACCAGCCCTGGAGCTCTGCCCAGGTGCCGCCGTGGAAGGTGA
- the rgl3a gene encoding ral guanine nucleotide dissociation stimulator-like 1 isoform X2: MKDESVKFTSDSSQVSKDVIESLNIHCHESLHTGLIYPKSRIKMGKWHLSMDPVQEWGEEEEDGAVFGITLRREPVPTSTTGELPMSFVQYHTVKVRRLKAATLERLVTHLLDPEKRESDFIQVFLSTYRAFTSTSTLIELLFQRNDSVTNLDNSLNANSTLVPVIRLWLEEYSEDFNEPPQYQALRTLCVHMQHRLCFRHLVHHAEGLLKRLQEQDCGQPASEHSSESQQQVDEAEMSTKNEDKYNFMDFPMREVAEQLTRLDADLFVKVEPFHCLGCVWSQRDKKENRNLAPTVRATISQFNAVTNRVITSLLCTSPHLPSTSSPGLSPSLSSNFLYPSSAPSSPCILRTSPCHRARVIERWIAVAQECRELKNFSSLRAILSALQSNAVYRLKKTWAAVSRESMATFDHLCETFPDENCVLTNREILVEDGTHPHSSGMPADKSPRLCSESRQMNYDSGVIPYLGTYLTVLTMLDTALNDTVDGGLINFEKRRREFEILSQIRQLQASCSHYSFPVNPRIATWLQTHTLLTDQESYELSRGLEPPADLCPSSPNTWSSYLLTRKLAALRTSVDTPVRKTHADQISVSSSGSSGSDMEDLSVPQLSPLRLKLKSFSGSLHNVTEGSSSRSSSPSLSRSSCSSSHPDLTSPSLVLNPDPSSSSSSSCSPRAALPVYNKQVADSCIIRVSVECVSNGNIYKSILLTSQEHTPQVIQRALEKHNMEDFSCSDFGLYQVLKNGKELQIPDKANVFYAMCPTANYEFVLRQRWRSHGRNFGSSTSPGALPRCRRGR, from the exons ATGAAGGATGAAAGTGTCAAGTTTACTTCAGACTCAAGCCAAGTGTCGAAGGACGTGATTGAATCCTTAAATATCCACTGCCACGAGAGTTTACACACAGGACTTATTTACCCCAAGAGCAGGATAAAGATGGGAAAATGGCACTTATCCATG GACCCGGTTCAGGAGTGgggcgaggaggaggaggacggggcagtgttTGGGATCACGCTACGCAGGGAGCCTGTGCCGACCTCGACCACGGGAGAGCTTCCAATGAGCTTCGTCCAGTACCACACGGTGAAGGTGCGCAGGCTGAAGGCGGCTACCCTGGAGCGTCTGGTCACCCACCTGCTGGACCCTGAGAAAAGGGAGTCCGACTTCATCCAAGTGTTCCTCTCCACCTACAGGGCCTTCACCTCCACCAGCACCCTCATCGAGCTGCTGTTTCAGAG AAATGACTCGGTCACAAACCTGGATAACTCGCTGAACGCGAACAG TACCTTGGTCCCAGTGATCCGGCTTTGGCTAGAGGAATACAGCGAAGACTTCAATGAGCCCCCTCAGTACCAGGCTCTCCGGACGTTGTGTGTCCACATGCAGCATCGCCTCTGCTTCAGACATTTGGTTCATCACGCAGAGGGCCTGCTCAAGAGGCTCCAGGAACAag ATTGCGGCCAGCCTGCGTCAGAGCACAGCAGTGAATCACAACAGCAGGTAGATGAAGCCGAGATGTCCACTAAGAATGAAGACAAATACAACTTTATGGACTTCCCCATGAGGGAAGTGGCCGAGCAGCTGACCAGACTGGACGCT GACCTGTTTGTCAAAGTGGAGCCTTTCCACTGCCTGGGCTGTGTCTGGTCCCAAcgtgacaaaaaagaaaaccgaAACCTTGCACCAACGGTCCGCGCCACCATCTCCCAGTTTAACGCTGTCACCAACCGTGTCATCACCTCACTCCTCTGCACATCCCCGCACCTCCCTTCCACTTCCTCTCCTGGCTTGTCACCTTCTTTGTCCTCTAACTTCCTGTACCCCTCCTCTGCTCCGAGCTCACCTTGCATCTTGCGCACCAGCCCATGTCACAGAGCACGCGTCATCGAGAGGTGGATCGCTGTTGCACAG GAGTGCAGAGAGCTGAAGAACTTCTCTTCTTTAAGGGCCATCCTTTCAGCCCTGCAATCCAATGCTGTGTATCGCCTCAAAAAGACATGGGCTGCTGTCAGCAG GGAAAGCATGGCCACCTTTGACCACCTTTGTGAGACTTTTCCTGATGAGAACTGTGTGCTGACCAACAGGGAGATCCTGGTGGAG GATGGGACTCACCCACACAGCAGTGGCATGCCGGCTGATAAATCACCCCGACTCTGCTCGGAGTCCAGGCAGATG AACTACGACAGTGGTGTGATACCATACCTGGGCACCTACCTGACAGTCCTCACCATGCTGGACACAGCATTGAACGACACAGTGGAC GGTGGCCTCATAAACTTTGAGAAACGCAGACGG GAATTTGAGATTCTCTCTCAGATCCGGCAGCTTCAAGCTTCTTGTTCTCACTACAGTTTTCCAGTCAACCCTCGTATCGCCACCTGGCTGCAGACGCACACGCTGCTCACAGACCAGGAGAG CTATGAACTGTCTCGTGGACTGGAGCCTCCAGCTGACCTCTGCCCCAGCTCTCCCAACACATGGAGCAGTTATCTGCTCACAAGGAAGCTCGCTGC GTTGAGAACATCTGTCGACACCCCCGTCAGGAAGACCCACGCTGACCAGATCAGTGTGTCCTCTTCTGGCTCGAGCGGTTCAGACATGGAGGACCTGTCTGTGCCTCAGCTCTCCCCCCTCAGACTCAAACTAAAG TCATTCTCAGGCTCCCTTCACAACGTCACAGAAGGCTCCTCCTCCAGGTCCTCCTCCCCATCCCTGTCTAGATCCTCCTGCAGCTCCTCGCATCCAGACCTCACATCCCCCTCTCTGGTGCTGAACCCAGACCCATCGTCCTCATCATCATCCAGCTGCTCTCCTCGGGCTGCGCTGCCTGTTTACAACAAACAGGTTGCTGACTCGTGTATCATCAGGGTCAGTGTGGAGTGTGTCAGCAATGGAAACATCTATAAGAGCATACTG ctgacCAGTCAGGAGCACACACCTCAGGTGATTCAGAGAGCTCTTGAAAAGCACAACATGGAGGACTTCAGTTGCAGTGACTTTGGCCTCTACCAGGTGCTCAAAAACGGAAAAG AGCTCCAGATACCTGACAAAGCCAATGTGTTTTATGCCATGTGCCCCACTGCCAACTATGAATTTGTCCTGCGCCAGCGCTGGAGGAGCCACGGGAGAAATTTTGGCTCTTCAACCAGCCCTGGAGCTCTGCCCAGGTGCCGCCGTGGAAGGTGA